Proteins from a genomic interval of Piscinibacter sp. HJYY11:
- a CDS encoding GH1 family beta-glucosidase — MTVSKFPSGFSWGVATAAYQIEGAAREDGRGPSIWDTFSHFPGNVHKGHTGDVACDHYHRYREDIDLIGSLGVDAYRFSIAWPRVQPLGRGAWNDKGLDFYDRLVDRLLEKGLRPHATLYHWDLPQGLQDIGGWATRETAQRFADYAEVMGKRLGDRVTAIATHNEPWCTAVLGHGIGQFAPGARDFQLAAQVSHHLLLSHGLAMQAMRAAGVKAQLGIVLNQSSTTPATDSQADRDMAEREYATFVRWFMDPIFLKRYPKAPGLDIYPVVRENDFEVIAQPLDFLGINYYTRIWASSAKPPVPAPKLMGENDMGWEIYPQGLTELLLKVNADYKLPPVYITENGMANADVLEGNQVNDQPRIEYVRTHLEALRAAIAAGVDVRGYFYWSLLDNYEWNSGYDKRFGLVHVDYETQKRTPKASAHWYRDFIAANR; from the coding sequence GTGACTGTCTCGAAATTTCCTTCCGGCTTCTCGTGGGGCGTCGCCACGGCTGCTTACCAGATCGAAGGAGCGGCCCGCGAAGATGGCCGCGGCCCCTCGATCTGGGACACCTTCTCGCACTTCCCCGGCAACGTGCACAAGGGCCACACCGGTGACGTCGCCTGCGACCACTACCACCGCTACCGCGAAGACATCGACCTGATCGGCTCGCTGGGCGTCGACGCCTACCGCTTCTCGATCGCCTGGCCGCGCGTGCAGCCGCTGGGCCGTGGCGCGTGGAACGACAAGGGCCTCGACTTCTACGACCGCCTCGTCGACCGCCTGCTCGAAAAAGGCCTCAGGCCGCACGCCACGCTCTACCACTGGGACCTGCCGCAAGGCCTGCAGGACATCGGCGGCTGGGCCACGCGCGAGACCGCGCAGCGCTTCGCCGACTACGCCGAGGTGATGGGCAAGCGCCTGGGCGACCGCGTGACCGCCATCGCCACCCACAACGAGCCCTGGTGCACCGCGGTGCTCGGCCACGGCATCGGCCAGTTCGCCCCCGGCGCGCGCGACTTCCAGCTCGCGGCCCAGGTGTCGCACCACCTGCTGCTCTCGCACGGGCTGGCGATGCAGGCCATGCGCGCGGCCGGCGTGAAGGCGCAGCTCGGCATCGTGCTCAACCAGTCGTCCACCACGCCGGCCACCGATTCGCAGGCCGACCGCGACATGGCCGAGCGCGAGTACGCGACCTTCGTGCGCTGGTTCATGGACCCGATCTTCCTGAAGCGCTATCCCAAGGCCCCCGGCCTCGACATTTACCCGGTCGTTCGCGAAAACGATTTCGAGGTGATCGCGCAGCCACTCGATTTCCTCGGCATCAACTACTACACCCGCATCTGGGCCAGCTCGGCCAAGCCGCCGGTGCCGGCACCGAAGCTCATGGGCGAGAACGACATGGGCTGGGAGATCTATCCGCAGGGCCTGACCGAGCTGCTGCTCAAGGTCAACGCCGACTACAAGCTGCCGCCGGTCTACATCACCGAGAACGGCATGGCCAACGCCGACGTGCTGGAGGGCAACCAGGTCAACGACCAGCCGCGCATCGAGTACGTGCGCACGCACCTCGAAGCCCTGCGTGCCGCGATCGCAGCCGGTGTCGACGTGCGCGGCTATTTCTACTGGAGCCTGCTCGACAACTACGAGTGGAACTCCGGCTACGACAAGCGTTTCGGCCTGGTCCACGTCGACTACGAGACGCAGAAGCGCACGCCCAAGGCGAGTGCGCACTGGTACCGCGACTTCATCGCGGCCAACCGCTGA
- a CDS encoding carbohydrate ABC transporter permease, with protein sequence MSATLALQAPRRGNGTSFNASQFIAYAIVLSGAVLMLAPFYFMFIFATHSDREILSLPPPIWFGNHFDDNLKLLLERLPHWWNNLGWSLYIALAVTAANLLLCSLAGYAFAMYEFRYKKQLFVFVMGTMLLPSFVGMIPTALIMSWLGWMNEPKALIVPAACGALGIFMMRQYIASAIPRDLLDAARIDGCSEFGIYFRIILPLIGPALGTLGLVTFIASWNNFMGPLIVMRDMDMYTVPLALRSLQGTGQTPWGAICAGSSIAVLPLLVMFVMASRRLIEGLTAGAVKA encoded by the coding sequence ATGAGCGCGACCCTCGCCCTGCAGGCGCCGCGTCGCGGCAACGGCACGAGCTTCAACGCCAGCCAGTTCATCGCCTACGCCATCGTGCTGAGCGGTGCGGTGCTGATGCTCGCGCCCTTCTATTTCATGTTCATCTTCGCGACGCACAGCGACCGCGAGATCCTGTCGCTGCCGCCGCCCATCTGGTTCGGCAACCACTTCGACGACAACCTCAAGCTGCTGCTCGAGCGCCTGCCCCACTGGTGGAACAACCTCGGCTGGAGCCTCTACATCGCGCTCGCCGTCACCGCCGCCAACCTGCTGCTGTGCTCGCTGGCCGGCTATGCCTTCGCGATGTACGAGTTCCGCTACAAGAAGCAGCTCTTCGTCTTCGTGATGGGCACGATGCTGCTGCCGAGCTTCGTGGGCATGATCCCCACCGCGCTCATCATGAGCTGGCTCGGCTGGATGAACGAGCCCAAGGCGCTGATCGTGCCCGCTGCCTGCGGCGCACTCGGCATCTTCATGATGCGGCAGTACATCGCCTCGGCGATCCCGCGCGACCTGCTCGACGCCGCGCGCATCGATGGCTGCAGCGAGTTCGGCATCTACTTCCGCATCATCCTGCCGCTCATCGGCCCGGCCCTCGGCACGCTCGGCCTCGTGACCTTCATCGCCTCGTGGAACAACTTCATGGGCCCGCTGATCGTCATGCGCGACATGGACATGTACACCGTGCCGCTCGCGCTGCGCTCGCTGCAGGGCACAGGCCAGACACCGTGGGGCGCCATCTGCGCCGGCTCGTCGATCGCGGTGCTGCCGCTGCTCGTGATGTTCGTCATGGCGTCGCGCCGACTCATCGAAGGTCTCACCGCCGGTGCGGTGAAGGCTTGA
- a CDS encoding carbohydrate ABC transporter permease: protein MSKPLTPEASSVTPTVQRRKRWNLRTLAPYLFISPFFVIFLVFGLFPLLFSVYLSFHRWEPAAGLAAMNFVGIENYTYILFDDDWFHKSLYNTGWMAIVSGVPQHLVALPLAFFLHMAFRRWRNAVVGIYFLPFITSSVAISLVFSTLFSRDFGVVNASIAALQQLPVFNWFLPEQNIDWGQPQYTKWMISFVVFWRYVGWNTVLYLSAMQTIPKDLFEAATMDGASRWQQFRHVVLPLLRPMIFFAVTLTIIGNLQLFEEPFILTGGTGGIDQAGKTAAMHMYVTAFVDGDFGTASAVAWALFMLIAAMTWLNNKLLGQKEEK from the coding sequence ATGTCAAAACCCCTGACTCCGGAGGCGTCCAGCGTGACGCCGACCGTGCAGCGCCGCAAGCGCTGGAACCTTCGCACGCTGGCGCCCTACCTCTTCATCAGCCCGTTCTTCGTCATCTTCCTGGTGTTCGGGCTGTTCCCGCTGCTGTTCTCGGTGTACCTGTCGTTCCACCGCTGGGAGCCGGCTGCCGGCCTCGCCGCGATGAACTTCGTGGGCATCGAGAACTACACGTACATCCTGTTCGACGACGACTGGTTCCACAAGTCGCTCTACAACACCGGCTGGATGGCCATCGTCTCCGGCGTGCCGCAGCACCTGGTGGCGCTGCCGCTCGCGTTCTTCCTGCACATGGCGTTCAGGCGCTGGCGCAACGCGGTGGTCGGCATCTACTTCCTGCCCTTCATCACCTCGAGCGTGGCGATCTCGCTCGTGTTCTCCACGCTCTTCTCGCGCGATTTCGGCGTCGTCAACGCCAGCATCGCCGCGCTGCAGCAGCTGCCGGTGTTCAACTGGTTTCTGCCCGAGCAGAACATCGACTGGGGCCAGCCGCAGTACACGAAGTGGATGATCTCCTTCGTCGTCTTCTGGCGCTACGTCGGCTGGAACACGGTGCTCTACCTCTCGGCGATGCAGACCATCCCGAAGGACCTGTTCGAGGCCGCCACGATGGACGGCGCCAGCCGGTGGCAGCAGTTCCGCCACGTCGTGCTGCCGCTCTTGCGCCCGATGATCTTCTTCGCGGTCACGCTGACCATCATCGGCAACCTGCAGCTGTTCGAAGAGCCCTTCATCCTGACCGGTGGCACCGGCGGCATCGACCAGGCCGGCAAGACCGCGGCCATGCACATGTACGTCACGGCCTTCGTCGACGGTGACTTCGGCACCGCCTCGGCCGTCGCCTGGGCCCTCTTCATGCTGATCGCCGCCATGACCTGGCTCAACAACAAGCTGCTCGGGCAGAAGGAAGAGAAATGA
- a CDS encoding ABC transporter substrate-binding protein has product MKNMIKPLLFAVAGLLAAGAQAQTKVTITVASFPDLDRGVKAAIPLYQKLNPNVEIKLASLAYPDHHTAMTTALATGANLPDVMAVDNDFIGKFAESGGLEDLSKAPYNAMQYRAKVSKFSYPQAMSGTGALNAMPVDIGPGALFYRKDLLDKAGVSEADLTKSWESFIESGKKVKAATGAYMLGNAVDIKDIYIRSGLKDGEGVYFDKKGQPLVTSARFVKAFELAKAARTAGIDGKIGAWSNEWTEGFKRDRIASQMMGAWLAGHLNNWLAKESAGKWRSAQLPNNSFGYWGGSFYAIPKKAANKAAAWDFIKFLTLNKDMQLEAFRKLDAFPSLIEAQNDAFLDQPIEYLGGQKARQQWKVAADKIQAIAVDKYDPVAREVVNAELEKVLEQNKDIKAALADAQAALKKRVRR; this is encoded by the coding sequence ATGAAAAACATGATCAAGCCGCTGCTGTTCGCCGTGGCCGGCCTGCTGGCCGCAGGCGCCCAGGCCCAGACCAAGGTGACCATCACGGTCGCGTCCTTCCCCGACCTCGACCGTGGCGTGAAGGCCGCGATCCCGCTGTACCAGAAGCTCAACCCCAACGTCGAGATCAAGCTCGCGTCGCTCGCCTATCCCGACCACCACACCGCCATGACGACGGCGCTGGCCACCGGCGCCAACCTGCCCGACGTGATGGCCGTCGACAACGACTTCATCGGCAAGTTCGCCGAGTCGGGCGGCCTGGAAGACCTGTCGAAGGCGCCCTACAACGCGATGCAGTACCGGGCGAAGGTCTCCAAGTTCAGCTACCCGCAGGCGATGAGCGGCACCGGCGCACTCAACGCGATGCCGGTCGACATCGGCCCCGGCGCGCTCTTCTACCGCAAGGACCTGCTCGACAAGGCCGGCGTCAGCGAAGCCGACCTCACCAAGAGCTGGGAGTCGTTCATCGAATCCGGCAAGAAGGTGAAGGCCGCGACCGGCGCCTACATGCTCGGCAACGCCGTCGACATCAAGGACATCTACATCCGCTCCGGCCTGAAGGACGGCGAAGGCGTGTACTTCGACAAGAAGGGCCAGCCGCTCGTCACCAGCGCCCGCTTCGTCAAGGCCTTCGAGCTGGCCAAGGCCGCTCGCACCGCCGGCATCGACGGCAAGATCGGCGCCTGGTCCAACGAGTGGACCGAAGGCTTCAAGCGCGACCGCATCGCCTCGCAGATGATGGGTGCCTGGCTCGCCGGCCACCTCAACAACTGGCTCGCCAAGGAATCGGCCGGCAAGTGGCGCTCGGCCCAGCTGCCCAACAACTCGTTCGGCTACTGGGGCGGCTCGTTCTACGCCATCCCGAAGAAGGCCGCCAACAAGGCCGCCGCGTGGGACTTCATCAAGTTCCTCACGCTCAACAAGGACATGCAGCTCGAGGCCTTCCGCAAGCTCGACGCCTTCCCCTCGTTGATCGAAGCGCAGAACGACGCCTTCCTCGACCAGCCGATCGAGTACCTCGGTGGCCAGAAGGCCCGCCAGCAGTGGAAGGTCGCGGCCGACAAGATCCAGGCCATCGCCGTCGACAAGTACGACCCGGTCGCCCGTGAAGTCGTCAACGCCGAGCTGGAGAAGGTCCTCGAGCAGAACAAGGACATCAAGGCTGCGCTGGCCGATGCCCAGGCCGCTCTCAAGAAGCGCGTGCGCCGCTGA